In a single window of the Haliaeetus albicilla chromosome 25, bHalAlb1.1, whole genome shotgun sequence genome:
- the GPR143 gene encoding G-protein coupled receptor 143, with translation MASPRLETYCCPNRDAATQLVMNFQPEVFCGVCIGSASVSLLLTILQLLPKKGQSPRKMPKASSSSTILLLISICDILGGLGMIFRSSVWLGFPGFIANISVANGTDVWPSAFCVGSAMWIQLLYSAGFWWLFCYAVDSYLVVRRSAGLSTIVLYHMMTWGLAVMLCVEGIALLYYPSLSSCENGLEHAIPHYITTYAPLLLVLVVNPILFRRTVSAVASLLKGRQGIYTENERRLGTEIQIRFFKIMLVFIICWSSNIINESLLFYLEMQPDINEIPLKNIRSAALITWIIMGVLNPMQGFLFTLAFYGWTGWRVDLKWRKREIPWESMSSSTVGENAYPSPVNYQSNIHDSKKISTTDSQQTDEAISMLSEGNTSGDDRLTRSSPIYQGW, from the exons ATGGCTTCTCCCAGGTTAGAAACCTACTGCTGCCCGAACCGGGATGCAGCTACCCAGCTAGTGATGAATTTCCAGCCTGAAGTCTTCTGTGGAGTTTGCATTGGCAGCGCCTCTGTCAGTCTGTTACTGACcatcctgcagctcctgccgaAGAAGGGACAGAGCCCGCGGAAGATGCCCAAagcctcctcctcttccaccaTCCTTCTCCTTATCTCCATTTGTGACATCCTTGGTGGCTTAG gtatGATCTTCAGGTCAAGTGTATGGCTAGGCTTCCCAGGCTTCATAGCTAACATTTCTGTGGCGAACGGGACCGACGTGTGGCCTTCTGCCTTCTGCGTGGGGAGCGCG atgtgGATCCAGCTATTATATAGCGCTGGCTTCTGGTGGCTGTTTTGCTATGCTGTTGATTCTTACTTGGTGGTAAGAAGATCAGCTGGACTGAG TACGATCGTGCTGTACCACATGATGACGTGGGGCCTCGCGGTGATGCTCTGCGTGGAGGGAATTGCACTGCTTTACTACCCTTCTCTCTCCAG CTGTGAAAATGGCTTGGAGCACGCAATCCCACATTATATCACAACCTATGCCCCACTCCTGCTAGTGCTGGTGGTCAACCCAATCCTGTTTAGGAGGACAGTATCAGCAG TTGCCTCCTTACTAAAAGGGAGACAAGGGATTTACACAGAGAATGAAAGACGTCTGGGGACAGAGATCCAGATCCGCTTCTTCAAAATTATGCTGGTATTCATTATTTG CTGGTCATCCAATATCATCAATGAGAGCCTTTTGTTCTATCTCGAAATGCAGCCAGATATCAATGAAATACCCCTGAAAAACATCAGAAGTGCTGCACTGATCACATGGATTATAATG GGGGTTCTTAATCCGATGCAAGGCTTCCTCTTCACGTTAGCTTTCTATGGCTGGACGGGATGGAGAGTGGACCTGAAATGGCGAAAAAGAGAAATACCCTGGGAATCAATGTCCTCATCAACTGTGGGTGAAAATGCCTATCCCTCACCAGTGAACTACCAAAGCAACATCCACGATTCAAAGAAGATATCGACAACTGACAGCCAGCAGACCGATGAGGCTATAAGCATGTTGTCTGAAGGTAACACTAGTGGTGATGACCGGTTAACCAGGAGCTCTCCCATCTACCAGGGCTGGTAG